Proteins co-encoded in one Ooceraea biroi isolate clonal line C1 chromosome 9, Obir_v5.4, whole genome shotgun sequence genomic window:
- the LOC105276061 gene encoding serine/threonine-protein phosphatase 2A 56 kDa regulatory subunit gamma isoform isoform X3 translates to MQSKMQTFSGLAFGNVFKKKANKMTGGPPVGNAPPPPTLINKIKYQPGGPVIKKDKRQSSSRFNISKNRELQKLPLLCETQQGNEREELFIQKLRQCCVLFDFESDPLSDLKWKEVKRTALHEMVEYVTKNKNVITEAIYPEAVNMFAVNLFRTLPPSSNPNGAEFDPEEDEPTLEAAWPHLQLVYEFFLRLLESQDFQPSIARRYIDQKFVLQLLELFDSEDPRERDFLKTTLHRIYGKFLGLRAYIRKQINNVFYRFIYETEHHNGIAELLEILGSIINGFALPLKEEHKVFLLKVLLPLHKAKSLSVYHPQLAYCVVQFLEKDPSLTEPVIRNLLKFWPKTHSPKEVMFLNELEEILDVIEPAEFQKVMDPLFRQLAKCVSSPHFQVAERALYYWNNEYIMSLISDNYSVILPIMYPAFYRNSRNHWNKTIHGLIYNALKLFMEMNQKVFDECTTQYYQERQRERKLMKDRDEAWMRVEALAMKHPNYNTMSKGTTNNNTSYVSPQHIDNSPPDEDGDTDQIPLTLEKIEARANEAKKMTNVNKVKPLLRRKSDLPQDSYTMRALSDHKRADEYLVTPPDPNNC, encoded by the exons ATGCAGAGCAAAATGCAAACGTTCAGCGGACTCGCCTTCGGGAATGTGTTCAAGAAGAAG GCAAACAAGATGACCGGAGGACCTCCGGTGGGCAATGCACCGCCTCCGCCTACGCTCATCAATAAGATCAAGTATCAACCTGGTGGACCTGTAATTAAGAAGGATAAACGACAGAGCAGCTCGAGgtttaatatatcaaaaaatcGGGAACTGCAGAAATTGCCTTTGCTGTGTG AAACACAGCAGGGAAACGAGCGGGAAGAGCTTTTTATACAGAAGCTACGACAATGCTGCGTCCTCTTCGACTTCGAGTCCGATCCACTATCGGATTTGAAATGGAAGGAGGTAAAGCGCACTGCCCTGCACGAGATGGTCGAGTATGTAAccaaaaacaaaaatgttattaCCGAAGCGATATATCCCGAAGCCGTGAATATG TTTGCCGTAAACTTATTCCGGACGCTACCACCATCATCGAATCCTAACGGCGCAGAATTCGATCCTGAGGAGGACGAGCCGACGTTAGAGGCGGCTTGGCCACACTTGCAGCTGGTctatgaattctttttgcgaCTACTAGAGTCGCAGGATTTCCAGCCGTCCATAGCGAGGCGCTACATAGATCAAAAGTTTGTTCTGCAGCTGTTAGAGTTATTTGATTCCGAGGATCCGAGAGAGAGGGACTTCCTCAAGACGACTCTGCACAGAATTTACGGGAAATTCCTGGGACTCAGGGCATACATTAGGAAAcagataaataatgttttctaTCGATTTATATACGAAACGGAGCACCATAATGGCATCGCGGAGTTGCTCGAAATCCTAGGAAG TATTATTAATGGCTTTGCTCTGCCATTGAAAGAAGAGCACAAGGTGTTTCTGTTGAAAGTTCTGTTACCCCTGCATAAAGCTAAGTCATTATCCGTATATCATCCGCAACTAGCGTACTGCGTCGTACAGTTTCTGGAGAAAGATCCGTCGTTGACGGAACCTGTGATTAGGAATTTGTTGAAATTCTGGCCGAAAACACATTCCCCTAAAGAAGTGATGTTCTTGAATGAACTCGAGGAGATCTTAGACGTCATCGAGCCAGCCGAATTTCAAAAAGTGATGGATCCATTGTTCAGGCAATTAGCCAAATGCGTGTCGTCGCCGCATTTTCAG GTGGCCGAAAGAGCTCTCTACTATTGGAATAACGAGTACATAATGTCCTTGATATCGGACAATTATTCTGTCATCCTACCGATAATGTATCCAGCCTTTTATAGAAACTCCCGCAACCACTGGAACAAAACGATCCACGGTTTAATATACAACGCCCTGAAACTCTTCATGGAGATGAATCAAAAAGTATTCGATGAATGTACAACGCAGTACTATCAG GAACGTCAGCGGGAGCGAAAGCTCATGAAAGATCGTGACGAAGCGTGGATGCGCGTGGAAGCGCTTGCAATGAAGCATCCGAACTATAACACCATGAGTAAAGGCACaacgaataataatacatCATACGTGTCGCCGCAACATATAGACAATTCGCCACCCGACGAAGATGGCGATACAGATCAAATTCCGCTCACTTTGGAAAAGATAGAAGCTAGAGCTAACGAG GCGAAAAAAATGACAAACGTGAACAAAGTGAAACCGCTTTTACGAAGAAAGAGCGATCTACCGCAGGATTCGTACACAATGCGGGCGTTGTCCGACCACAAGCGCGCCGATGAATACCTTGTCACGCCACCGGATCCCAATAATTGCTAG
- the LOC105276069 gene encoding riboflavin kinase has product MGNKALPYFASGPVIRGFGRGSKELGIPTANLPEPVINALPNDLDTGIYYGWASLHGQVYKMVASIGWNPYYKNQKKSLEVHLLHEFQNDFYGEELKVIITGYIRQEKDFSSEEELVKAIKNDIAIADERLEEPTVNKLKDDDFLFK; this is encoded by the exons ATGGGCAACAAAGCATTGCCGTACTTTGCATCCGGACCTGTCATCAGGGGCTTCGGTAGAGGTTCCAAGGAGCTCGGTATTCCGACAG cCAATCTGCCGGAACCTGTGATAAATGCTTTGCCAAACGATTTAGACACTGGAATTTATTATGGCTGGGCTTCCTTGCATGGACAAGTTTACAAAATGGTCGCGAGTATAGGATGGAATCCATATTACAAGAATCAGAAAAAATCATTg GAAGTTCATCTGCTACACGAATttcaaaatgatttttatggTGAAGAATTGAAAGTGATAATTACTGGATACATACGACAAGAAAAAGATTTCTCTTCTGAAG AGGAACTCGTCAAAGCGATAAAGAATGATATTGCAATCGCGGACGAACGATTAGAAGAACCTACTGTAAACAAGTTAAAAGATGACGACTTCTTATtcaaatga
- the LOC105276064 gene encoding zinc finger protein ZPR1: MAAGEKQTANEKVKPVFCELSANDLEPEVTQIESLCIECGKNGVTRLLLTKIPYYKDVVLMSFECEHCGYQNNEIQSGGKIMERGIKITLQAVTPQDLNRQVVKSDYTSIHIPHLDFEIPAQSQKGEITTVEGIIDRSINALEQDQSRRQEEFPDTAVEIDLFISKLHSLKILDEPFTIMFEDISGNCHVENPKAPVKDTQCNIMYFKRTKKQNQTLGIYLDNEDVLLKPIQEGEYPLEQIEGEVLSFPTNCPDCNSPCETNMKLTNIPHFKEVVIMATFCESCGHRTNEVKSGGGIEPQGVRIEVMITGKEDFSRDLLKSETCDMEIPELELEVGPAVLGGRFTTVEGIIAAMKEQLSSSTALTGDSSDSETVGRMEAFIAQLGEILDGQRKVTLILDDPAGNSYVQSLCEEGPDERLSIAKYDRSYEQNEELGLNDMKVENY, translated from the exons atgGCAGCTGGAGAGAAACAAACTGCAAATGAAAAAGTCAAACCGGTATTTTGTGAATTGTCTGCTAATGACTTAGAACCAGAAGTTACGCAGATCGAAAGCTTGTGTATAGAGTGCGGCAAAAAC GGAGTTACCAGGCTGCTGTTAACAAAAATTCCATATTACAAAGATGTGGTACTTATGTCGTTTGAGTGTGAGCATTGCGGTTATCAAAACAATGAGATACAAAGTGGTGGGAAGATCATGGAAAGAGGAATTAAAATAACGTTACAAGCAGTAACGCCACAGGATCTAAATCGTCAAGTAGTTAAGTCCGATTACACTAGCATCCATATTCCTCATTTAGATTTTGAAATTCCTGCACAATCCCAAAAAGGTGAAATTACAACGGTAGAAGGAATTATCGATAGAAGCATTAATGCTTTGGAGCAGGATCAATCTAGGCGTCAAGAAGAATTTCCAGACACTGCGGTTgagatagatttatttattagcaaATTACATTCGTTGAAAATACTAGACGAACCATTCACTATAATGTTTGAGGATATCTCGGGAAACTGTCATGTGGAAAATCCAAAAGCACCAGTCAAGGATACTCagtgtaatataatgtatttcaaAAGAACGAAAAAGCAAAATCAAACGCTGGGAATTTACTTGGACAATGAGGATGTTTTACTGAAACCTATACAGGAAGGCGAATATCCCTTGGAACAAATCGAGGGCGAAGTATTGTCGTTTCCTACCAATTGCCCAGATTGCAATAGCCCTTGTGAAACAAACATGAAACTGACAA ATATACCACACTTCAAAGAAGTCGTTATAATGGCTACATTCTGTGAATCCTGTGGTCATAGAACTAACGAAGTAAAGAGCGGAGGTGGAATCGAACCTCAAGGGGTCCGAATTGAAGTAATGATAACGGGTAAGGAAGATTTTAGTCGCGATTTGCTGAAATCGGAAACCTGTGACATGGAGATACCCGAGCTCGAGCTGGAAGTCGGTCCGGCTGTCTTGGGCGGTCGATTCACTACCGTCGAAGGAATCATAGCAGCGATGAAGGAACAATTATCTTCATCTACGGCTCTTACTGGAGACAGCAGTGACTCGGAAACCGTAGGAAGGATGGAGGCGTTTATCGCTCAGCTAGGAGAAATTTTAGACGGTCAAAGGAAAGTGACTCTGATTTTGGACGACCCAGCTGGAAATAGCTACGTGCAAAGCCTGTGCGAGGAGGGGCCCGACGAAAGATTAAGTATCGCGAAGTACGATAGAAGTTACGAGCAGAACGAGGAGCTTGGGCTCAACGACATGAAAGTCGAGAACTATTAA
- the LOC105276061 gene encoding serine/threonine-protein phosphatase 2A 56 kDa regulatory subunit gamma isoform isoform X2, with product METAKSGKDKTKNGKDVDTVDEANKMTGGPPVGNAPPPPTLINKIKYQPGGPVIKKDKRQSSSRFNISKNRELQKLPLLCETQQGNEREELFIQKLRQCCVLFDFESDPLSDLKWKEVKRTALHEMVEYVTKNKNVITEAIYPEAVNMFAVNLFRTLPPSSNPNGAEFDPEEDEPTLEAAWPHLQLVYEFFLRLLESQDFQPSIARRYIDQKFVLQLLELFDSEDPRERDFLKTTLHRIYGKFLGLRAYIRKQINNVFYRFIYETEHHNGIAELLEILGSIINGFALPLKEEHKVFLLKVLLPLHKAKSLSVYHPQLAYCVVQFLEKDPSLTEPVIRNLLKFWPKTHSPKEVMFLNELEEILDVIEPAEFQKVMDPLFRQLAKCVSSPHFQVAERALYYWNNEYIMSLISDNYSVILPIMYPAFYRNSRNHWNKTIHGLIYNALKLFMEMNQKVFDECTTQYYQERQRERKLMKDRDEAWMRVEALAMKHPNYNTMSKGTTNNNTSYVSPQHIDNSPPDEDGDTDQIPLTLEKIEARANEAKKMTNVNKVKPLLRRKSDLPQDSYTMRALSDHKRADEYLVTPPDPNNC from the exons ATG GAGACGGCAAAGAGCGGCAAGGACAAGACGAAGAACGGCAAGGACGTCGACACCGTTGACGAG GCAAACAAGATGACCGGAGGACCTCCGGTGGGCAATGCACCGCCTCCGCCTACGCTCATCAATAAGATCAAGTATCAACCTGGTGGACCTGTAATTAAGAAGGATAAACGACAGAGCAGCTCGAGgtttaatatatcaaaaaatcGGGAACTGCAGAAATTGCCTTTGCTGTGTG AAACACAGCAGGGAAACGAGCGGGAAGAGCTTTTTATACAGAAGCTACGACAATGCTGCGTCCTCTTCGACTTCGAGTCCGATCCACTATCGGATTTGAAATGGAAGGAGGTAAAGCGCACTGCCCTGCACGAGATGGTCGAGTATGTAAccaaaaacaaaaatgttattaCCGAAGCGATATATCCCGAAGCCGTGAATATG TTTGCCGTAAACTTATTCCGGACGCTACCACCATCATCGAATCCTAACGGCGCAGAATTCGATCCTGAGGAGGACGAGCCGACGTTAGAGGCGGCTTGGCCACACTTGCAGCTGGTctatgaattctttttgcgaCTACTAGAGTCGCAGGATTTCCAGCCGTCCATAGCGAGGCGCTACATAGATCAAAAGTTTGTTCTGCAGCTGTTAGAGTTATTTGATTCCGAGGATCCGAGAGAGAGGGACTTCCTCAAGACGACTCTGCACAGAATTTACGGGAAATTCCTGGGACTCAGGGCATACATTAGGAAAcagataaataatgttttctaTCGATTTATATACGAAACGGAGCACCATAATGGCATCGCGGAGTTGCTCGAAATCCTAGGAAG TATTATTAATGGCTTTGCTCTGCCATTGAAAGAAGAGCACAAGGTGTTTCTGTTGAAAGTTCTGTTACCCCTGCATAAAGCTAAGTCATTATCCGTATATCATCCGCAACTAGCGTACTGCGTCGTACAGTTTCTGGAGAAAGATCCGTCGTTGACGGAACCTGTGATTAGGAATTTGTTGAAATTCTGGCCGAAAACACATTCCCCTAAAGAAGTGATGTTCTTGAATGAACTCGAGGAGATCTTAGACGTCATCGAGCCAGCCGAATTTCAAAAAGTGATGGATCCATTGTTCAGGCAATTAGCCAAATGCGTGTCGTCGCCGCATTTTCAG GTGGCCGAAAGAGCTCTCTACTATTGGAATAACGAGTACATAATGTCCTTGATATCGGACAATTATTCTGTCATCCTACCGATAATGTATCCAGCCTTTTATAGAAACTCCCGCAACCACTGGAACAAAACGATCCACGGTTTAATATACAACGCCCTGAAACTCTTCATGGAGATGAATCAAAAAGTATTCGATGAATGTACAACGCAGTACTATCAG GAACGTCAGCGGGAGCGAAAGCTCATGAAAGATCGTGACGAAGCGTGGATGCGCGTGGAAGCGCTTGCAATGAAGCATCCGAACTATAACACCATGAGTAAAGGCACaacgaataataatacatCATACGTGTCGCCGCAACATATAGACAATTCGCCACCCGACGAAGATGGCGATACAGATCAAATTCCGCTCACTTTGGAAAAGATAGAAGCTAGAGCTAACGAG GCGAAAAAAATGACAAACGTGAACAAAGTGAAACCGCTTTTACGAAGAAAGAGCGATCTACCGCAGGATTCGTACACAATGCGGGCGTTGTCCGACCACAAGCGCGCCGATGAATACCTTGTCACGCCACCGGATCCCAATAATTGCTAG
- the LOC105276061 gene encoding serine/threonine-protein phosphatase 2A 56 kDa regulatory subunit gamma isoform isoform X4, which translates to MVHVGGISPSLGGALPKSPSFHQGLALATVLPQESSKAYSVTFALHYQPLQPLLIETQQGNEREELFIQKLRQCCVLFDFESDPLSDLKWKEVKRTALHEMVEYVTKNKNVITEAIYPEAVNMFAVNLFRTLPPSSNPNGAEFDPEEDEPTLEAAWPHLQLVYEFFLRLLESQDFQPSIARRYIDQKFVLQLLELFDSEDPRERDFLKTTLHRIYGKFLGLRAYIRKQINNVFYRFIYETEHHNGIAELLEILGSIINGFALPLKEEHKVFLLKVLLPLHKAKSLSVYHPQLAYCVVQFLEKDPSLTEPVIRNLLKFWPKTHSPKEVMFLNELEEILDVIEPAEFQKVMDPLFRQLAKCVSSPHFQVAERALYYWNNEYIMSLISDNYSVILPIMYPAFYRNSRNHWNKTIHGLIYNALKLFMEMNQKVFDECTTQYYQERQRERKLMKDRDEAWMRVEALAMKHPNYNTMSKGTTNNNTSYVSPQHIDNSPPDEDGDTDQIPLTLEKIEARANEAKKMTNVNKVKPLLRRKSDLPQDSYTMRALSDHKRADEYLVTPPDPNNC; encoded by the exons ATGGTTCATGTTGGTGGAATTAGCCCATCTCTGGGCGGTGCTCTACCCAAAAGTCCAAGCTTTCATCAGGGTCTTGCTTTGGCGACAGTATTACCGCAGGAGTCAAGCAAGGCTTACTCAGTGACGTTTGCGCTACACTATCAACCTCTGCAGCCTCTCCTAATTG AAACACAGCAGGGAAACGAGCGGGAAGAGCTTTTTATACAGAAGCTACGACAATGCTGCGTCCTCTTCGACTTCGAGTCCGATCCACTATCGGATTTGAAATGGAAGGAGGTAAAGCGCACTGCCCTGCACGAGATGGTCGAGTATGTAAccaaaaacaaaaatgttattaCCGAAGCGATATATCCCGAAGCCGTGAATATG TTTGCCGTAAACTTATTCCGGACGCTACCACCATCATCGAATCCTAACGGCGCAGAATTCGATCCTGAGGAGGACGAGCCGACGTTAGAGGCGGCTTGGCCACACTTGCAGCTGGTctatgaattctttttgcgaCTACTAGAGTCGCAGGATTTCCAGCCGTCCATAGCGAGGCGCTACATAGATCAAAAGTTTGTTCTGCAGCTGTTAGAGTTATTTGATTCCGAGGATCCGAGAGAGAGGGACTTCCTCAAGACGACTCTGCACAGAATTTACGGGAAATTCCTGGGACTCAGGGCATACATTAGGAAAcagataaataatgttttctaTCGATTTATATACGAAACGGAGCACCATAATGGCATCGCGGAGTTGCTCGAAATCCTAGGAAG TATTATTAATGGCTTTGCTCTGCCATTGAAAGAAGAGCACAAGGTGTTTCTGTTGAAAGTTCTGTTACCCCTGCATAAAGCTAAGTCATTATCCGTATATCATCCGCAACTAGCGTACTGCGTCGTACAGTTTCTGGAGAAAGATCCGTCGTTGACGGAACCTGTGATTAGGAATTTGTTGAAATTCTGGCCGAAAACACATTCCCCTAAAGAAGTGATGTTCTTGAATGAACTCGAGGAGATCTTAGACGTCATCGAGCCAGCCGAATTTCAAAAAGTGATGGATCCATTGTTCAGGCAATTAGCCAAATGCGTGTCGTCGCCGCATTTTCAG GTGGCCGAAAGAGCTCTCTACTATTGGAATAACGAGTACATAATGTCCTTGATATCGGACAATTATTCTGTCATCCTACCGATAATGTATCCAGCCTTTTATAGAAACTCCCGCAACCACTGGAACAAAACGATCCACGGTTTAATATACAACGCCCTGAAACTCTTCATGGAGATGAATCAAAAAGTATTCGATGAATGTACAACGCAGTACTATCAG GAACGTCAGCGGGAGCGAAAGCTCATGAAAGATCGTGACGAAGCGTGGATGCGCGTGGAAGCGCTTGCAATGAAGCATCCGAACTATAACACCATGAGTAAAGGCACaacgaataataatacatCATACGTGTCGCCGCAACATATAGACAATTCGCCACCCGACGAAGATGGCGATACAGATCAAATTCCGCTCACTTTGGAAAAGATAGAAGCTAGAGCTAACGAG GCGAAAAAAATGACAAACGTGAACAAAGTGAAACCGCTTTTACGAAGAAAGAGCGATCTACCGCAGGATTCGTACACAATGCGGGCGTTGTCCGACCACAAGCGCGCCGATGAATACCTTGTCACGCCACCGGATCCCAATAATTGCTAG
- the LOC105276067 gene encoding H/ACA ribonucleoprotein complex non-core subunit NAF1: MKNDTENTLNNHEVMCNSVENIQPSSKTDNQASMLHVDGMEDICENTCDKQETLQKSTEITEYSTNNINSDITQNESTENEQKINEITKVSNDNSDIHTSDSSSHVQETTGLKSLGVIALEYGDSSDVEDMEDTNENLNQPAVPSVQALNLQQYRMTVVEPLCSSEESDSDDDSSSTISSSSSSSSSSSSSDSSNSSNNDNNDSAKQKKSNVANKQIQKSELDDLPPIEDLMINVDELLCDVFGKVFKIVEQVVIVQPIPGKPTLNLDSVLFLDKGQKTLGTILDVYGHISEPLYCVRFNSSEHIQKCNIEVDMTVYYCPNVTSYTTIFFAQELRQLKHSDTIDENEAPVFSDDEEERKYQMQKDKNVSHDNTPQKKNAPNPCKKRRYDWQSNHPWNRCGYSQWYNQEAQPCINAMQNEQYSFPQANPRQYSFQNNMYRDQAWSSIPHCPPSPCNRPYGVGAAYNGPRSYNSNNAADANQDCQDVKPNFQRNNTMYQYPKIPFGMPARINPTSPPYPMNYHQLFNAQIPYMGMPPYPMYAYPPMSTHTNPACPFQSTHIPVSSPSSTTTSATTVNKSP, encoded by the exons atgaaGAACGATACGGAAAATACATTGAATAATCATGAAGTAATGTGCAATTCTGTCGAAAATATTCAACCATCGTCGAAGACAGATAATCAAGCATCTATGTTGCACGTGGACGGTATGGAAGATATTTGCGAGAATACATGCGATAAACAAGAAACTTTACAGAAATCTACAGAAATTACAGAATACAGTACAAACAATATAAACAGCGATATTACGCAAAACGAATCAACAGAAAATGAACAGAAAATCAATGAAATTACAAAAGTGAGCAATGATAATAGTGACATACATACAAGCGATTCATCTTCACACGTGCAAg AGACTACTGGTTTGAAATCTCTTGGCGTTATCGCTTTGGAATATGGCGACTCTTCGGATGTAGAGGATATGGAAGATACCAATGAAAATCTAAATCAGCCTGCTGTACCAAGTGTCCAGGCACTAAATTTACAACAGTATCGTATGACAGTAGTGGAACCGTTATGTTCAAGTGAAGAGAGCGACAGTGACGACGACAGTAGCAGTACTAtcagcagtagcagcagcagtagcagcagcagcagcagcagcgatAGTAGCAATAGCAGcaacaatgataataatgatagtgCTAA GCAGAAGAAAAGTAACGTagcaaataaacaaatacaaaAAAGTGAATTAGATGACCTTCCACCAATAGAAGACTTAATGATTAATGTTGATGAACTCTTATGTGACGTATTCGGCaag GTGTTCAAAATTGTGGAGCAAGTAGTGATTGTACAGCCAATACCAGGTAAACCTACGCTCAATCTGGACTCGGTTTTGTTTTTGGACAAGGGACAAAAAACTCTTGGTACAATATTGGACGTGTATGGGCACATAAGCGAACCTTTATACTGCGTTCGATTTAATAGCTCGGAACACATACAAAAGTGCAATATTGAAGTGGACATGACGGTTTATTATTGTCCCAATGTCACGTCGTACACTACCATTTTTTTTGCACAGGAGTTGAGACA GCTAAAACACAGTGACACGATCGATGAGAACGAAGCGCCGGTGTTTTcagacgacgaggaggaacgAAAGTACCAGATGCAGAAGGATAAAAACGTTTCGCATGATAATACACCGCAGAAGAAGAATGCACCAA ATCCTTGCAAAAAAAGGAGGTACGATTGGCAGTCAAATCATCCGTGGAACAGATGCGGCTATTCCCAATGGTACAACCAAGAGGCGCAACCTTGCATAAATGCGATGCAGAATGAACAGTATTCCTTTCCCCAGGCTAATCCCAGGCAATATTCCtttcaaaataatatgtatcgcGACCAAGCCTGGTCGTCGATTCCACATTGCCCCCCTTCCCCGTGCAACAGACCGTACGGGGTCGGGGCAGCGTACAACGGACCGCGTAGTTACAATTCGAATAATGCAGCCGACGCGAACCAAGATTGTCAAGATGTCAAACCAAATTTCCAGCGCAATAACACGATGTACCAATATCCTAAAATTCCGTTCGGTATGCCCGCAAGAATTAACCCTACGTCCCCACCCTACCCGATGAACTATCATCAACTCTTCAACGCGCAGATTCCTTACATGGGTATGCCTCCTTATCCAATGTACGCGTACCCACCGATGTCGACGCATACGAACCCAGCATGCCCATTTCAGTCAACACATATTCCTGTTTCTTCTCCATCTTCGACGACAACAAGTGCAACTACTGTTAATAAAAGTCCTTGa
- the LOC105276061 gene encoding serine/threonine-protein phosphatase 2A 56 kDa regulatory subunit gamma isoform isoform X1 codes for MPNRSKKDKETAKSGKDKTKNGKDVDTVDEANKMTGGPPVGNAPPPPTLINKIKYQPGGPVIKKDKRQSSSRFNISKNRELQKLPLLCETQQGNEREELFIQKLRQCCVLFDFESDPLSDLKWKEVKRTALHEMVEYVTKNKNVITEAIYPEAVNMFAVNLFRTLPPSSNPNGAEFDPEEDEPTLEAAWPHLQLVYEFFLRLLESQDFQPSIARRYIDQKFVLQLLELFDSEDPRERDFLKTTLHRIYGKFLGLRAYIRKQINNVFYRFIYETEHHNGIAELLEILGSIINGFALPLKEEHKVFLLKVLLPLHKAKSLSVYHPQLAYCVVQFLEKDPSLTEPVIRNLLKFWPKTHSPKEVMFLNELEEILDVIEPAEFQKVMDPLFRQLAKCVSSPHFQVAERALYYWNNEYIMSLISDNYSVILPIMYPAFYRNSRNHWNKTIHGLIYNALKLFMEMNQKVFDECTTQYYQERQRERKLMKDRDEAWMRVEALAMKHPNYNTMSKGTTNNNTSYVSPQHIDNSPPDEDGDTDQIPLTLEKIEARANEAKKMTNVNKVKPLLRRKSDLPQDSYTMRALSDHKRADEYLVTPPDPNNC; via the exons ATGCCGAACCGGTCGAAAAAGGACAAG GAGACGGCAAAGAGCGGCAAGGACAAGACGAAGAACGGCAAGGACGTCGACACCGTTGACGAG GCAAACAAGATGACCGGAGGACCTCCGGTGGGCAATGCACCGCCTCCGCCTACGCTCATCAATAAGATCAAGTATCAACCTGGTGGACCTGTAATTAAGAAGGATAAACGACAGAGCAGCTCGAGgtttaatatatcaaaaaatcGGGAACTGCAGAAATTGCCTTTGCTGTGTG AAACACAGCAGGGAAACGAGCGGGAAGAGCTTTTTATACAGAAGCTACGACAATGCTGCGTCCTCTTCGACTTCGAGTCCGATCCACTATCGGATTTGAAATGGAAGGAGGTAAAGCGCACTGCCCTGCACGAGATGGTCGAGTATGTAAccaaaaacaaaaatgttattaCCGAAGCGATATATCCCGAAGCCGTGAATATG TTTGCCGTAAACTTATTCCGGACGCTACCACCATCATCGAATCCTAACGGCGCAGAATTCGATCCTGAGGAGGACGAGCCGACGTTAGAGGCGGCTTGGCCACACTTGCAGCTGGTctatgaattctttttgcgaCTACTAGAGTCGCAGGATTTCCAGCCGTCCATAGCGAGGCGCTACATAGATCAAAAGTTTGTTCTGCAGCTGTTAGAGTTATTTGATTCCGAGGATCCGAGAGAGAGGGACTTCCTCAAGACGACTCTGCACAGAATTTACGGGAAATTCCTGGGACTCAGGGCATACATTAGGAAAcagataaataatgttttctaTCGATTTATATACGAAACGGAGCACCATAATGGCATCGCGGAGTTGCTCGAAATCCTAGGAAG TATTATTAATGGCTTTGCTCTGCCATTGAAAGAAGAGCACAAGGTGTTTCTGTTGAAAGTTCTGTTACCCCTGCATAAAGCTAAGTCATTATCCGTATATCATCCGCAACTAGCGTACTGCGTCGTACAGTTTCTGGAGAAAGATCCGTCGTTGACGGAACCTGTGATTAGGAATTTGTTGAAATTCTGGCCGAAAACACATTCCCCTAAAGAAGTGATGTTCTTGAATGAACTCGAGGAGATCTTAGACGTCATCGAGCCAGCCGAATTTCAAAAAGTGATGGATCCATTGTTCAGGCAATTAGCCAAATGCGTGTCGTCGCCGCATTTTCAG GTGGCCGAAAGAGCTCTCTACTATTGGAATAACGAGTACATAATGTCCTTGATATCGGACAATTATTCTGTCATCCTACCGATAATGTATCCAGCCTTTTATAGAAACTCCCGCAACCACTGGAACAAAACGATCCACGGTTTAATATACAACGCCCTGAAACTCTTCATGGAGATGAATCAAAAAGTATTCGATGAATGTACAACGCAGTACTATCAG GAACGTCAGCGGGAGCGAAAGCTCATGAAAGATCGTGACGAAGCGTGGATGCGCGTGGAAGCGCTTGCAATGAAGCATCCGAACTATAACACCATGAGTAAAGGCACaacgaataataatacatCATACGTGTCGCCGCAACATATAGACAATTCGCCACCCGACGAAGATGGCGATACAGATCAAATTCCGCTCACTTTGGAAAAGATAGAAGCTAGAGCTAACGAG GCGAAAAAAATGACAAACGTGAACAAAGTGAAACCGCTTTTACGAAGAAAGAGCGATCTACCGCAGGATTCGTACACAATGCGGGCGTTGTCCGACCACAAGCGCGCCGATGAATACCTTGTCACGCCACCGGATCCCAATAATTGCTAG